The window CCGAGCTCGACGCCGGCCGGCGCGACGCGCTCACCGCGCTGCTCGGCGAGGACACACAGGCGCTCATCACGACGACGAACATCGGCTACTTCTCGAGCGGGCTGCTCGACGGTGCCGCGATCGTGGAGGTGGGGCCGGCGTGAAGCGAGACCGCGGGACGCAAGGAGACCTGCGTGACGCGATCGACACGCTCGTGCGCCGGCTCGACCGCAGCGGCCGGCTGCGGGAGGCCCGCGCGGCCGACGTGTGGGCCGAGGCGGCCGGGCCGCGAGTCGCCGCGCACACGAGGGCGCGGGGGATCCGGGAAGGCGTCCTGCTCGTCGACGTCGACTCGAACGCGTGGGCGGCGGAGCTCGCGGCGATGGCCCCGCAGTTCACCGAA is drawn from Actinomycetota bacterium and contains these coding sequences:
- a CDS encoding DUF721 domain-containing protein; protein product: MKRDRGTQGDLRDAIDTLVRRLDRSGRLREARAADVWAEAAGPRVAAHTRARGIREGVLLVDVDSNAWAAELAAMAPQFTE